From a single Georhizobium profundi genomic region:
- the rirA gene encoding iron-responsive transcriptional regulator RirA, whose amino-acid sequence MRLTKQTNYAVRMLMYCASADEGSLSRVSEIAKAYGVSELFLFKILQPLVEAGLMETVRGRKGGVRLARLASDITLYDVVRVTEDNFAMAECFENDAAECPLVESCALNSALYKALNAFFAVLQDYTIADLVQNRPQMRMLLNMMQGEAVAVQ is encoded by the coding sequence ATGCGCCTGACCAAACAGACCAACTACGCCGTTCGCATGCTGATGTATTGTGCATCGGCAGACGAAGGCAGCTTGAGCCGTGTTTCGGAAATCGCCAAGGCGTACGGCGTATCTGAACTGTTCCTGTTCAAGATTCTGCAGCCGCTGGTCGAAGCCGGGCTGATGGAAACCGTACGCGGGCGCAAGGGCGGCGTGCGTCTCGCGCGTCTTGCATCGGACATCACGCTCTATGACGTCGTGCGGGTTACCGAAGATAACTTCGCGATGGCGGAATGTTTCGAAAACGACGCGGCTGAATGCCCGCTCGTTGAATCCTGCGCGCTGAATTCGGCACTTTACAAGGCGCTGAACGCCTTTTTCGCCGTTCTGCAGGACTACACCATTGCCGATCTGGTGCAGAACCGGCCGCAAATGCGGATGCTGCTCAACATGATGCAGGGCGAGGCGGTCGCCGTTCAGTGA
- a CDS encoding alpha-D-glucose phosphate-specific phosphoglucomutase: protein MIETVETTPFRDQKPGTSGLRKKVPEFQKRGYVENFLQSIFDAQEGYEGKTLVVGGDGRFYNEDVIQTAIRMALANGFGRILIGQNGILSTPAASNVIRKYKAFGGIILSASHNPGGPNEDFGIKYNGANGGPASETVTGAIYERSLVIDRYKTMDIPQVDLSRIGRVDVAGGVVEIIDPVADYADLMETLFDFAAIRDLFASGFRMQFDAMSAVTGPYAEEIFVKRLGADPAAMMNTTPLPDFGGHHPDPNLVHAKELYAAMMAEDGPDFGAASDGDGDRNLIIGKGMYVTPSDSLAMLAANAHLAPGYAKGIAGIARSMPTSQAADRVAEARGLPCFETPTGWKFFGNLLDAGKVTICGEESAGTGSDHVREKDGLWAVLLWLNVLAVRRQSVAEIARDHWATFGRNYYARHDYEALDTATADDMVAALRERLPSLVGRTFGNRTIRAADDFAYHDQVDGSSSAKQGIRVFFDDGARIVYRLSGTGTTGATLRVYLERYEPNDGNLSMQTNDALADLVTAADEIAEISARTGRVSADVIT from the coding sequence ATGATCGAAACTGTTGAGACCACGCCTTTCCGTGATCAGAAGCCCGGTACGTCGGGGCTTCGCAAGAAGGTCCCGGAATTCCAGAAGCGTGGCTATGTGGAGAACTTCCTGCAATCCATCTTCGATGCGCAGGAAGGCTATGAGGGCAAGACCCTGGTCGTTGGCGGAGACGGCCGGTTCTATAATGAGGATGTCATTCAGACTGCGATCCGGATGGCGCTCGCCAACGGGTTTGGCCGCATCCTGATCGGGCAAAACGGCATCCTGTCTACGCCTGCGGCATCCAATGTCATCCGCAAATACAAGGCCTTCGGTGGCATCATCCTGTCGGCCAGCCACAATCCGGGCGGCCCGAATGAAGACTTCGGCATCAAGTACAATGGTGCCAATGGCGGACCGGCCTCAGAGACGGTGACCGGCGCGATTTACGAGCGCAGCCTGGTGATCGATCGCTACAAGACGATGGACATCCCGCAGGTCGACCTCTCGCGCATCGGCAGGGTCGACGTCGCCGGTGGTGTGGTCGAAATCATCGACCCAGTCGCCGACTACGCCGATCTGATGGAGACGCTGTTCGATTTTGCGGCCATTCGCGATCTTTTCGCGTCAGGCTTCCGCATGCAGTTCGACGCGATGAGCGCCGTCACCGGCCCTTATGCGGAAGAGATCTTCGTGAAGCGGCTCGGCGCCGATCCGGCAGCGATGATGAACACCACGCCGCTGCCCGATTTCGGCGGGCATCATCCAGACCCCAATCTCGTGCATGCCAAGGAGCTCTATGCCGCGATGATGGCCGAGGACGGGCCCGATTTTGGCGCCGCGTCCGATGGCGACGGAGACCGCAACCTGATCATCGGCAAGGGCATGTACGTCACGCCATCAGATTCGCTTGCCATGCTTGCCGCGAATGCGCATCTCGCACCCGGCTATGCCAAGGGCATTGCCGGCATTGCACGGTCGATGCCGACGAGCCAGGCAGCAGACCGCGTAGCCGAAGCGCGTGGCCTGCCATGCTTCGAGACGCCGACAGGCTGGAAATTCTTCGGCAATCTGCTGGATGCCGGCAAGGTGACGATCTGCGGCGAGGAGAGTGCCGGAACTGGATCGGATCATGTGCGTGAAAAGGACGGGCTTTGGGCCGTTCTGCTATGGCTGAACGTGCTTGCCGTACGGCGCCAGTCGGTGGCCGAGATCGCGCGCGATCATTGGGCAACCTTCGGACGCAACTACTATGCCCGGCACGATTACGAGGCGCTGGACACGGCAACGGCTGATGACATGGTCGCAGCACTGCGCGAAAGGCTGCCGTCGCTTGTCGGGCGAACTTTCGGCAATCGGACGATAAGAGCGGCGGACGATTTTGCCTATCATGATCAGGTTGATGGATCGTCGAGCGCCAAGCAGGGCATTCGCGTCTTCTTCGATGACGGTGCGCGGATCGTTTATCGGCTTTCAGGCACCGGCACGACCGGCGCCACTCTCCGCGTATATCTGGAGCGCTATGAGCCGAACGACGGCAATCTCTCCATGCAGACCAATGATGCTCTGGCTGACCTCGTGACGGCGGCGGACGAAATTGCCGAGATTTCGGCCCGGACGGGTCGTGTATCCGCAGATGTGATCACCTGA